One genomic region from Argentina anserina chromosome 2, drPotAnse1.1, whole genome shotgun sequence encodes:
- the LOC126783557 gene encoding uncharacterized protein At4g06744-like — protein MGSLFSSPFVCLLHAFFIILPCFINTVSCRNHDTLLPILPPLPPLVPQLLNFIDQRLSVVYPIIQTFKNIITSDPLGITKTWVGPDICNYQGFYCDNPPDNASATTVASIDFNGFQLSAPTLDGFVDQLPDLALFHANSNNFSGTISPKIANLQYLYELDISNNNFFGPFPTVLLTMNSLSFLDIRYNSFTGSIPPQIFKQTLDVLFLNNNNFIQSLPDNLGATPALYLTLANNKFIGPIPKSIGSASSTLIEALLLNNLLTGCIPYELGFLRDATVFDAGNNLLTGPLPCSLGCLGKIEHLNFADNLLYGHVPEVLCELGNLANLSLSNNYFTGVGIACRKLIKKGVLDIRNNCIHDLADQRSVEECAVFFLHPKSCLHPKTYSLIPCKASPKSKKKSAPYSAAPKQRL, from the exons ATGGGAAGCTTATTCTCTTCGCCTTTTGTGTGTCTACTTCAtgccttcttcatcatccttcCATGTTTCATCAATACTGTAAGTTGCAGAAACCATGATACTCTATTACCAATATTACCTCCATTACCTCCATTAGTCCCCCAACTCCTGAACTTCATAGACCAAAGGCTATCAGTGGTTTACCCCATTATACAAACCTTCAAGAACATTATCACTTCAGATCCATTAGGCATCACCAAAACCTGGGTTGGCCCTGATATTTGCAACTACCAGGGCTTCTACTGTGACAATCCACCGGACAATGCCAGCGCCACTACAGTCGCCTCCATAGATTTTAACGGCTTCCAACTCAGTGCTCCAACTCTTGACGGCTTCGTAGATCAACTTCCTGACCTTGCACTCTTTCATGCCAACTCCAACAACTTCTCAG GTACCATTTCACCGAAAATTGCAAATCTACAATACTTGTATGAGCTTGACATAAGCAACAACAACTTCTTTGGCCCTTTTCCCACGGTATTACTCACCATGAATAGCCTCTCCTTCTTGGACATTCGCTACAATTCTTTTACTGGATCTATACCACCCCAAATTTTCAAGCAAACCCTGGACGTTctcttcctcaacaacaacaatttcaTACAAAGTCTCCCTGATAACCTTGGTGCTACGCCAGCGCTTTATCTCACCTTAGCCAACAACAAATTCATCGGCCCCATCCCGAAAAGCATCGGAAGTGCTTCATCAACTTTAATTGAAGCGTTGCTCCTGAATAATTTGTTGACCGGTTGCATCCCTTATGAATTAGGGTTTCTGAGAGATGCTACGGTATTTGATGCCGGAAACAACCTGTTGACTGGCCCTTTACCGTGTTCATTGGGATGCTTGGGCAAGATAGAACATCTTAACTTTGCCGACAACCTCCTCTATGGACATGTGCCGGAGGTGCTCTGCGAACTAGGAAACTTGGCCAATCTATCTCTGTCCAACAACTACTTCACCGGAGTCGGAATAGCGTGTAGAAAGCTGATAAAAAAGGGTGTCCTTGACATAAGGAACAATTGTATTCATGATCTTGCGGATCAAAGATCAGTGGAGGAATGTGCCGTATTCTTCTTGCACCCTAAAAGCTGCCTGCACCCCAAGACATATAGTCTAATTCCTTGTAAGGCTTCACCaaaatcaaagaagaaatCGGCTCCATATTCTGCAGCTCCGAAACAGAGACTATGA
- the LOC126783776 gene encoding protein IRX15-LIKE-like: MKTTTATTTTTTSTATANTKLIFLHSSSNFHKPTTNAASSSSVSHRLWLLFIFTLFTLAFALALFNTTLPNPTSLSPTSTVPLPPSISDALLHYAISSNSSSFSPSSHMSLSEITAISTVLSSCSHACNVLVFGLTHESLLWHALNLNGRTVFLDDNEFLISKFEQSHPYHGIEAYDVSFATRVKDFKSLLSATKSQLQHDCRPVQNLLFSDCKLGINDMPNHIYQVPWDVILVDGPSGYSAASPGRMAPIFTAGVLARSKKDGGDKTHVFVHDFFRDVERITSDEFLCRENLVQAVDLLGHFVVEKMEAHKFEFCKNPTSSSSSLQSSPSESSENEDGDDYQDD, encoded by the coding sequence ATGAAGAccaccaccgccaccaccaccactaccaCCTCCACCGCCACCGCCAACACCaagctcatcttcctccactCCTCATCCAACTTCCACAAACCCACCACCAATGccgcctcctcctcttccGTCTCCCACCGCCTTTGGCTCCTCTTCATCTTCACCTTATTCACTCTCGCTTTCGCCCTCGCCCTCTTCAACACCACCCTCCCCAACCCCACCTCCCTCTCCCCCACCTCCACCGTTCCCCTCCCTCCCTCCATCTCCGACGCCCTTCTCCACTACGCCATTTCCTCcaactcctcctccttctccccATCTTCACACATGTCCCTCTCCGAAATCACAGCCATCTCCACCGTCCTAAGCTCCTGCTCACACGCATGTAACGTCCTCGTCTTCGGCCTTACCCACGAGTCTCTCCTCTGGCACGCCCTCAACCTCAACGGCCGCACCGTCTTCCTCGACGACAACGAGTTCCTCATCTCCAAGTTCGAACAGTCCCACCCCTACCACGGCATCGAAGCCTACGACGTGTCGTTCGCCACCAGGGTCAAGGACTTCAAGTCCCTCCTCTCCGCCACCAAGTCTCAACTCCAACACGACTGTCGTCCGGTGCAGAACTTGCTGTTCTCCGACTGCAAGCTCGGGATCAACGACATGCCGAATCACATATACCAAGTCCCGTGGGATGTGATCCTTGTCGACGGGCCAAGTGGGTATTCCGCGGCGTCGCCGGGCCGGATGGCGCCGATTTTCACCGCCGGAGTATTGGCCCGGAGCAAGAAGGACGGCGGGGACAAGACCCATGTTTTTGTTCATGATTTTTTTAGAGATGTTGAGAGGATTACTAGCGACGAGTTTCTTTGCCGGGAAAACTTGGTGCAGGCTGTGGATTTGCTGGGGCATTTTGTTGTGGAGAAAATGGAAGCTCACAAATTTGAGTTTTGTAAAAACccgacatcatcatcatcatcattacaATCTTCTCCGTCTGAATCATCAGAGAATGAAGACGGTGATGATTATCAAGATGATTAA
- the LOC126782887 gene encoding probable disease resistance protein At4g27220, whose translation MGEIVLGILGPVMQLGEWIWTPVKCGMSYMVHYKRNLQSLEDPAQKLETMLSSHRESVDIAEMNGDRIRPEVQTWLIDAAKAMTHVAELNGEAEKGDKCFKGWCPDLKWRYNLGKKALKLTTTINKLVKEGEFQTFTLEVRRAPYIHSSISTEGFEAFEATRQAMDRVMDALNKNEVITISVYGMGGIGKTTLVKQVGAQVCRDELFDRMIMVVFSQNPVVMQIQDQLKDMLALNLHETTEMARAAKLRERIMRENKILIILDDIWDSIDLSIIGIPSPDELGRCGSKVILTTRRFNVCINMGNQVMIPLSRLSEEDSWTLFAKNVKRSFESENICEVAKQVTKECGGLPVALIAVARALGDKDQLEEWQQAAQQLEISQPATPDDDGHVLKCIRLSYDYLKSEDAKSCFLLCCLFPEDYDIPIEDLIKYGLGKGLFRDAATLEESRSRACSVINYLKSSSLLLESRWDEFVRMHDVIRDVAMLIAACEYGDRFLVKAGTGITVWPSNAYDGHSAISLMKNDLRKLPEELVCPKLQILLLQHNYNIEEIPETIFESFSELKVLDLSHTGISILPHSLILHTNIQALYLDVCRSIRNVSVLGQLKKLEILSMRCSYLEKLPEEIGNLGKLRMLDLTGSWYIKRIPSNLISRLSRLEELYMQGSFKEWGSKIEAEGEETNVGFDELIGLSYLNILNVDIIDRKCLPHNASLDPNWKKFKIYIRGNERGRLDSSLLEVGLESQNKVNSRVLVLNRTINSLPGWFNNAVTQRVQKLKYTDCKDLNNILVEVYNYINLPTLEFLVIRNCNQVVTLIDTGRGFAIANKPVFENLELLCLACLDNMIELCLGELPQGSLGKLKHLSVGNCGSLLNPAPSNLLQRLHSLETFYMRGLTSARYVFQSEEQIELQKFRELRLFDLPQMENIWIGPVGYAIFRNLQYMEVGGCNKLKYVFTTEVSQSLLQLRVLLVRDCSCLEMIIGAGKKTIVDKIVLPHLNHLHLINLPQFTSFYTENNEIECPSLQALNVYDCPQFRHLNYNFHGRNPVKIDTR comes from the coding sequence ATGGGGGAGATTGTTTTGGGAATTCTTGGTCCAGTAATGCAACTTGGTGAGTGGATATGGACTCCTGTAAAGTGTGGGATGAGTTACATGGTTCATTACAAGAGAAATTTACAGTCTCTTGAGGATCCAGCTCAGAAGCTTGAGACGATGCTGAGTAGTCATAGAGAATCTGTGGATATTGCTGAAATGAATGGAGACAGAATCAGGCCCGAGGTTCAAACATGGCTAATAGATGCTGCCAAGGCCATGACACATGTGGCAGAACTGAATGGTGAAGCTGAAAAAGGTGACAAGTGCTTCAAGGGATGGTGCCCGGATCTGAAATGGCGTTACAATTTGGGGAAGAAAGCATTGAAGCTGACAACAACCATTAACAAGCTGGTAAAAGAGGGAGAATTTCAAACTTTTACACTTGAGGTTCGGCGAGCTCCTTATATTCATTCCTCAATCTCCACTGAAGGATTTGAAGCATTTGAAGCAACTAGACAAGCCATGGATAGAGTCATGGATGCACTGAACAAAAATGAGGTCATAACCATCAGTGTATATGGCATGGGTGGCATTGGAAAAACCACTTTGGTGAAACAAGTTGGTGCACAAGTGTGTAGAGATGAGCTCTTTGATCGTATGATTATGGTTGTTTTCTCTCAGAATCCAGTGGTGATGCAAATTCAAGATCAACTTAAAGATATGCTGGCCTTGAATTTGCATGAAACAACAGAAATGGCAAGAGCAGCTAAACTGAGGGAGAGGATCATGAGAGAAAATAAGATCCTCATAATCTTGGATGATATTTGGGACTCAATTGATTTGTCTATCATAGGAATTCCTAGCCCTGACGAGCTTGGAAGATGTGGTTCCAAAGTCATTCTTACCACAAGAAGGTTTAATGTTTGCATTAACATGGGGAATCAAGTTATGATCCCTCTCAGCCGGTTATCAGAAGAAGATTCTTGGACCTTGTTTGCAAAGAATGTTAAAAGGTCTTTTGAGTCAGAAAATATTTGTGAAGTAGCAAAGCAAGTGACTAAAGAATGTGGTGGCCTCCCAGTTGCATTGATAGCAGTTGCACGGGCACTTGGTGATAAAGACCAGCTGGAAGAATGGCAACAAGCAGCGCAACAATTGGAGATTTCCCAACCTGCAACTCCTGATGATGACGGGCATGTGCTCAAATGTATAAGGTTAAGTTATGATTACTTAAAAAGTGAGGATGCAAAATCATGCTTCTTACTTTGTTGCCTTTTTCCAGAAGACTATGATATCCCAATAGAAGACTTAATCAAGTATGGACTTGGGAAAGGGTTGTTCCGGGATGCTGCCACATTGGAAGAGTCCAGAAGTAGAGCGTGCTCGGTGATCAATTATCTTAAATCCTCCAGCTTGCTTTTGGAAAGTAGATGGGATGAATTCGTAAGGATGCATGATGTCATTCGGGATGTGGCCATGTTAATTGCAGCATGTGAATATGGTGATAGATTTTTGGTCAAAGCTGGGACTGGAATAACAGTTTGGCCAAGTAATGCATATGATGGACACTCTGCAATCTCTTTAATGAAGAACGATCTTCGGAAGCTTCCTGAAGAGTTGGTATGTCCAAAACTCCAGATTTTATTACTGCAACATAATTACAATATAGAGGAGATCCCTGAAACAATTTTTGAAAGTTTTAGTGAGTTAAAGGTTTTAGATCTCAGTCACACTGGTATATCAATCTTACCACACTCTTTGATTCTACACACCAACATCCAGGCATTATATTTAGATGTGTGTCGATCAATAAGGAATGTATCTGTACTAGGACAACTAAAGAAACTTGAAATTCTTAGCATGAGGTGTTCCTACCTTGAGAAATTACCTGAAGAAATAGGAAATTTGGGTAAGTTAAGAATGCTGGATCTTACAGGGAGTTGGTACATTAAGAGAATTCCATCGAATTTGATATCAAGGTTGTCTAGGTTGGAAGAACTGTATATGCAAGGTAGCTTTAAGGAGTGGGGGAGTAAAATTGAGgcagaaggagaagaaactAATGTTGGATTTGATGAGTTGATTGGTCTGTCATACTTGAACATATTGAACGTTGACATAATCGACAGAAAGTGCTTGCCTCACAATGCTAGCTTGGATCCCAATTGGAAaaagtttaaaatatatatcagaGGAAATGAACGTGGGCGCCTGGATAGCTCTCTTTTGGAGGTTGGTTTAGAGAGTCAGAATAAGGTAAATTCAAGAGTATTGGTCCTTAACAGAACCATTAACAGTTTGCCCGGTTGGTTTAATAATGCTGTTACCCAGAGAGTCCAGAAACTTAAGTACACAGACTGCAAGGACTTGAATAACATATTAGTGGAAGTTTATAACTATATAAATCTACCCACACTTGAGTTTCTAGTTATCCGAAATTGCAATCAAGTTGTAACTTTGATTGACACTGGAAGAGGGTTTGCAATTGCAAACAAACCAGTGTTTGAGAATCTTGAACTCTTGTGTTTAGCTTGTTTGGATAATATGATAGAGTTGTGTTTGGGGGAATTACCACAAGGGTCTCTGGGAAAGCTGAAGCATTTGTCAGTGGGAAATTGTGGAAGCTTGTTGAATCCAGCTCCATCAAATTTGCTGCAAAGATTGCACAGTCTGGAAACATTTTATATGAGAGGTTTGACAAGTGCAAGATATGTGTTTCAATCAGAAGAACAAATTGAGTTGCAAAAATTTAGAGAGCTGAGATTGTTTGATCTGCCGCAAATGGAAAACATATGGATCGGTCCTGTTGGTTATGCAATTTTCCGTAATCTTCAATACATGGAAGTTGGTGGATGCAACAAATTGAAGTATGTCTTCACAACTGAGGTGTCACAAAGTCTCTTACAATTAAGGGTGCTTCTTGTACGTGACTGCAGTTGTTTGGAGATGATTATTGGAGCAGGCAAGAAAACTATAGTGGACAAAATAGTTTTGCCACACTTAAATCACTTGCATTTGATTAATCTTCCGCAGTTCACAAGCTTCTACACTGAAAACAATGAGATTGAATGTCCGTCATTGCAAGCCTTAAATGTGTATGATTGCCCGCAGTTTCGACATCTCAATTACAACTTCCATGGCAGGAATCCGGTCAAAATTGATACACGGTGA
- the LOC126782039 gene encoding uncharacterized protein At4g06744-like, with protein sequence MGTKPSSFASVLLSLLVLHLCLQHDVVEGAGREALEIIIGGGGGSYSPPAPAPAPEYEDCPPPPPPPCPPPPPPPCLPPPSPPPPPPPSPPPPPPPSPPPPPPPSPSPPPPPPPLPPPPPPPPSPAPILSRLELARRVIQKFKKLIGEDGDPYNITGTWTGDNPCTYMGFTCAEHPVYKQLAVAGVDFNGKRLAGKVCGGKDRQLPLNGFLDKLEDLVFFHANSNNFTSVIVPTTSQLPYFYELDLSNNDLKGKFPTDVLSATNLTFLDLRFNGYQGSVDPRVFSLQVDVLFLNNNNFNERIPDAIGNTPAHYLTFANNKFWGPIPKTISQASKTLYEVLFLNNQLSGCLPMEIGKLDHATLFDASNNFLTGPIPQSFACLAKMDILAFDYNLLYGAVPELLCKIPTLSNLSLTNNYFTQVGPECRKLIKKGVLFIKNNCIWDLKDQRSKDECAWFFSKPRYCPHENSKTMLYIPCKTYYSREKKLEHRGRRASAPLSYGTLAPHNP encoded by the exons ATGGGAACCAAACCTTCTTCCTTTGCTTCAGTTTTGCTTTCACTACTTGTGCTACATTTGTGTTTGCAACATGATGTAGTTGAAGGAGCTGGAAGAGAAGCCTTGGAAATCATCATTGGTGGCGGTGGCGGCAGCTACAGCCCTCCTGCTCCTGCTCCCGCCCCCGAATACGAAGACtgccctcctcctccacctcctccttgCCCTCCccctccacctcctccttgCCTACCACCGccatctcctccaccaccgccgccgccatctcctccaccaccgccgcctccatctcctccaccaccgccaccgccatctccttcaccaccacctccaccgCCACCACTACCCCCTCCGCCTCCGCCTCCACCATCACCCGCTCCGATATTAAGCCGACTTGAACTTGCTCGTCGAGTAATACAGAAGTTCAAGAAACTGATCGGGGAGGACGGTGACCCTTACAACATCACAGGAACATGGACAGGCGATAATCCATGCACCTACATGGGCTTCACCTGTGCAGAACACCCTGTCTATAAACAACTGGCAGTCGCCGGAGTTGACTTCAACGGCAAAAGGTTGGCTGGCAAAGTGTGCGGCGGCAAAGATAGGCAGCTACCCCTTAACGGTTTCCTAGACAAGTTAGAGGACTTGGTGTTTTTCCATGCCAACTCCAACAACTTCACGTCTGTGATAGTCCCGACCACATCTCAACTTCCATACTTCTACGAGCTCGATCTCAGCAACAACGACCTTAAAGGGAAGTTCCCAACTGATGTTCTTAGTGCCACAAACTTGACATTCTTGGATCTCCGATTCAACGGTTACCAGGGTTCAGTTGACCCGAGGGTGTTCTCTCTCCAAGTTGATGTGctcttcctcaacaacaacaatttcaatgagCGGATTCCTGATGCTATAGGAAACACACCAGCACATTATCTCACTTTTGCGAACAACAAATTCTGGGGTCCAATCCCAAAAACCATTAGCCAAGCTTCAAAAACGCTTTATGAGGTCCTCTTCCTCAACAACCAACTCTCGG GGTGTTTGCCGATGGAAATTGGAAAACTTGACCACGCAACCTTGTTCGATGCGAGCAACAACTTCTTAACAGGCCCGATTCCTCAATCGTTTGCTTGCTTGGCCAAGATGGATATTCTGGCCTTCGACTACAACCTGTTGTATGGAGCAGTGCCTGAGTTGCTATGCAAGATTCCCACCTTGTCGAACTTGTCATTAACAAACAACTATTTCACCCAAGTCGGACCGGAGTGCAGAAAACTGATCAAGAAAGGGGTTCTTTTTATCAAGAACAATTGCATCTGGGACCTTAAAGATCAAAGATCAAAGGATGAATGTGCTTGGTTCTTCTCTAAGCCTAGGTACTGTCCCCACGAGAATTCGAAGACCATGCTTTACATTCCTTGTAAAACTTACTATTCAAGAGAGAAGAAGCTTGAACATCGGGGTCGACGTGCTTCTGCCCCATTAAGTTATGGTACTCTTGCTCCACATAATCCTTGA